Proteins from one Listeria weihenstephanensis genomic window:
- a CDS encoding ParB/RepB/Spo0J family partition protein, which translates to MAKGLGKGISALFNNVDQNEEAVQNIPVSEIRPNPYQPRKTFDPTALRELRDSIKLHGILQPIILRKSEPKGYEIVVGERRFRAAKEAGLEAIPAVVRTLDDREMMELAVLENLQREDLSVLEEAESYDLLMKNLDLTQAKLADRLGKSRPYIANMVRLLSLPAEVQVMLRDGSLSMGHARALLGLKDKKNIKPVAKKAVAEGLTVRQVEKLVGDLNDNVSRETPKKQEKIPIFIKESESQLRDKFKTAVSIKRRDNKGKIEIEFLSEDDLGRILDILDIKFDED; encoded by the coding sequence ATGGCTAAAGGATTAGGAAAAGGTATTAGCGCGTTGTTCAACAACGTCGATCAGAATGAAGAAGCAGTTCAAAACATTCCTGTCAGCGAAATACGCCCGAATCCATATCAACCACGTAAAACATTTGATCCTACAGCTCTTCGCGAACTTCGTGATTCAATCAAGCTTCATGGAATCCTGCAACCAATCATCCTGCGCAAGTCAGAACCTAAAGGCTACGAAATTGTTGTCGGTGAGCGCCGTTTCCGAGCTGCAAAAGAAGCGGGATTGGAAGCCATTCCAGCCGTTGTTCGTACCCTGGACGACCGTGAAATGATGGAATTAGCCGTTTTAGAAAACTTACAACGCGAGGATTTATCTGTGCTTGAAGAAGCTGAATCCTACGATCTCCTAATGAAAAACCTAGACTTGACCCAAGCCAAATTAGCAGATCGTTTAGGAAAAAGCCGTCCTTATATTGCAAATATGGTACGCCTGCTTTCTTTACCAGCAGAAGTTCAGGTGATGCTTCGCGATGGTTCCTTATCAATGGGACATGCGCGTGCGTTACTAGGTTTGAAAGATAAGAAAAATATCAAACCAGTTGCAAAAAAGGCGGTTGCAGAAGGCTTAACGGTTCGCCAAGTGGAGAAATTAGTCGGAGATTTAAACGACAATGTTTCACGTGAAACACCGAAGAAACAAGAAAAAATACCCATTTTTATCAAAGAAAGTGAATCTCAATTACGCGATAAATTTAAAACGGCCGTTTCGATTAAACGTCGCGATAATAAAGGTAAAATCGAGATTGAGTTCTTGTCTGAGGATGATCTTGGTCGTATTTTAGATATTTTAGATATTAAATTTGATGAGGATTAA
- a CDS encoding ABC transporter permease, whose product MHVFAKISRHPLLAILITILISFMMVQVYVFLFKFTEYENMKVDKVERLDGVWGYQFALLPDRDGKKRPSDFEAYLLKHDIVYTKSNYLLAELDLNDSYQVVSLQHNSELSKLSISDGRNFKNDDFKKAENFAAILDETLMDKTVLGQKMSAVLTTQNGSKKNISIKIVGYIEKNSAFPTMNSSGMVSINNIYVAMPDRDIPLNDTSFTVQVNKRAQKLLSQYEEKLFGSDYDLSKTNKALDVSFSNESMQDAIYFELVQALIFVAFTFLVVIQFFYRKLDLERKENGIHLLCGASKGDIIRRLGYELLSYFGTALAISMAYIMISKTTFKVVIEPIIVNFSTCHMLQFMTFNVVLITVIMLLIARKVIREHAINLITKG is encoded by the coding sequence ATGCATGTATTCGCAAAAATAAGTAGACATCCGTTGCTAGCTATCCTTATCACCATTCTTATTTCATTCATGATGGTACAAGTATATGTTTTTTTATTCAAGTTTACAGAGTATGAGAATATGAAAGTAGACAAAGTGGAACGATTAGATGGTGTGTGGGGTTATCAATTTGCTCTATTACCCGATCGGGATGGGAAAAAGAGGCCTTCTGATTTTGAAGCATACTTATTAAAGCATGATATCGTTTATACAAAATCTAATTATCTGTTAGCAGAACTTGATTTGAACGATTCTTATCAAGTGGTATCTTTACAACATAACAGTGAGTTGAGTAAGCTTTCGATATCGGATGGACGAAACTTTAAAAATGATGATTTTAAAAAAGCGGAGAATTTTGCAGCTATTCTAGATGAAACATTGATGGATAAAACAGTGTTGGGTCAAAAGATGTCGGCGGTACTAACCACTCAAAATGGGTCTAAGAAAAATATAAGTATCAAAATTGTGGGCTACATTGAGAAAAATAGCGCGTTTCCGACAATGAATAGTAGTGGAATGGTTAGTATTAATAACATATATGTTGCAATGCCTGATAGGGATATACCATTGAATGATACGAGTTTTACAGTTCAAGTAAACAAGCGTGCTCAGAAATTATTATCTCAGTATGAGGAGAAACTTTTTGGCTCAGATTATGACTTAAGTAAGACGAATAAAGCTTTGGATGTAAGTTTTAGTAATGAAAGTATGCAGGATGCGATTTATTTTGAACTTGTGCAAGCTTTGATATTTGTTGCCTTTACTTTTCTAGTTGTTATTCAATTTTTCTATAGAAAGTTGGATTTAGAACGAAAAGAGAACGGGATTCATTTGCTATGTGGTGCGAGCAAGGGGGATATTATTCGGCGTCTGGGATATGAATTACTTAGTTATTTTGGTACAGCGCTTGCGATAAGTATGGCCTATATTATGATTAGTAAGACTACTTTTAAGGTAGTAATTGAGCCAATTATTGTGAATTTTTCAACATGTCATATGCTACAATTCATGACTTTTAATGTAGTACTAATTACTGTAATTATGCTTTTAATAGCTCGGAAAGTGATAAGAGAACACGCGATTAATTTAATAACGAAAGGGTGA
- the noc gene encoding nucleoid occlusion protein, translated as MPFSRLFGKKDKEYIEIETEEKVEEFLQQIVELPIAAIIPNRYQPRTVFDASKIEELARTIRIHGVIQPIVVREYEPEKYEIIAGERRFRAVSSLEWDSIPAIVQNLTDDEVASIALIENLQREELTPIEEAKAYQSLLDMQDVTQEALAQRVGKSQSAIANKLRLLRLPEAAQQAVLDKQISERHGRSLLALETEEQQLDVLAKVIENKWNVKETEAHIQTLTAKPKPKKAKPKRQAISRDVRIAVNTIKQSVTMVQDNGMDLQVEEEESDDFYQITIQIPKQKAK; from the coding sequence ATGCCTTTTTCGCGCTTATTCGGAAAGAAAGATAAGGAATATATTGAGATTGAAACGGAAGAAAAAGTAGAGGAGTTTTTACAGCAAATCGTGGAACTTCCTATTGCAGCAATCATTCCGAATCGTTACCAACCTAGAACAGTCTTTGATGCGTCCAAAATTGAGGAGTTGGCCAGAACAATTCGTATTCATGGTGTTATTCAGCCGATTGTTGTGCGCGAATATGAGCCTGAAAAATACGAGATTATCGCTGGTGAACGTAGGTTTCGCGCAGTTTCTTCACTAGAATGGGACAGTATTCCAGCTATCGTTCAAAATTTAACGGATGACGAAGTGGCGTCTATTGCTCTCATTGAAAACCTTCAACGCGAAGAGCTCACGCCAATTGAAGAAGCTAAAGCGTACCAGAGTTTGCTCGATATGCAAGATGTCACACAAGAAGCGCTGGCTCAACGCGTGGGTAAAAGTCAGTCTGCAATTGCGAATAAATTACGTCTGCTACGGTTACCAGAAGCCGCACAGCAAGCCGTTTTAGACAAGCAAATTTCAGAACGACATGGAAGGTCCCTGCTTGCACTCGAAACCGAAGAACAGCAACTGGATGTCCTCGCAAAAGTGATCGAAAACAAATGGAACGTGAAAGAAACGGAAGCGCATATTCAGACATTGACCGCGAAGCCAAAACCCAAAAAAGCAAAACCAAAACGCCAGGCAATCAGTCGAGACGTGCGAATCGCAGTTAACACGATCAAGCAGTCTGTTACGATGGTGCAAGATAACGGAATGGATCTACAAGTAGAAGAGGAAGAATCCGATGATTTCTACCAAATCACTATCCAAATCCCGAAGCAAAAAGCAAAATAA
- the mnmE gene encoding tRNA uridine-5-carboxymethylaminomethyl(34) synthesis GTPase MnmE: MEFDTIAAISTPPGEGAIAIIRLSGVEAIQIADRIFYAQKSLREVESHTIHYGHIVDPSTEETVEEVMVTVMRAPRTFTREDVVEINAHGGIVSVNRVLQLLLRNGAKLAEPGEFTKRAFLNGRIDLSQAEAVMDLIRAKTDRAMGVALQQMDGSLSRLIRNLRQEILDALAQVEVNIDYPEYDDVEEMTQRMLVEKAQLVRASVEQLLLTAQQGKILREGLATAIIGRPNVGKSSLLNQLIQEEKAIVTDIAGTTRDIIEEYVNVRGVPLRLIDTAGIRETEDIVEKIGVERSRKALQDADFILLVLNQNEPLSVEDEALFEAVAGHNFVVVLNKTDLAQEIDVVRVRKLAGENPVVETSLVNDAGLAQLEVAIRDLFFAGEIDAGDATYVSNARHIALLHEAIGAIDAVIDGVDAGMPVDIVQIDMTRAWDLLGEIIGESVQGELLDQLFNQFCLGK, from the coding sequence ATGGAATTTGATACAATTGCTGCGATCTCAACACCGCCCGGCGAAGGAGCCATTGCTATTATTCGTTTGAGCGGTGTTGAGGCGATTCAGATAGCGGATCGTATTTTTTATGCGCAGAAATCGTTACGTGAGGTCGAGAGTCACACGATTCATTATGGTCATATTGTGGATCCGAGCACGGAGGAGACGGTCGAGGAGGTCATGGTTACGGTCATGCGTGCGCCGCGGACGTTTACTCGGGAAGATGTGGTCGAGATTAATGCGCATGGCGGGATAGTTTCGGTAAATCGGGTGTTGCAATTATTGCTTCGAAATGGGGCGAAATTGGCGGAACCTGGTGAATTTACGAAACGGGCGTTCTTGAATGGACGGATTGATTTGTCGCAAGCGGAAGCCGTGATGGACTTGATTCGGGCGAAAACGGACCGTGCGATGGGTGTTGCGCTACAGCAGATGGACGGTAGTTTGTCGCGCTTAATTCGTAATTTAAGACAGGAAATTTTAGATGCTTTGGCGCAGGTCGAAGTGAACATAGATTATCCGGAATATGACGATGTGGAAGAGATGACGCAGCGGATGTTGGTGGAGAAGGCGCAATTGGTGAGAGCTTCGGTGGAGCAGTTATTGTTGACGGCGCAACAGGGCAAGATTTTGCGTGAGGGACTGGCGACGGCGATTATTGGTCGGCCGAATGTTGGGAAATCATCGCTTTTGAACCAGTTGATTCAGGAGGAAAAGGCGATCGTGACGGATATTGCGGGTACGACGCGTGATATTATTGAAGAGTATGTGAATGTTCGCGGGGTTCCATTACGCCTGATTGATACGGCCGGTATTCGCGAGACGGAAGATATTGTTGAAAAAATTGGCGTGGAGCGTTCGCGCAAAGCTTTGCAGGATGCGGATTTTATTTTGCTGGTATTGAACCAAAATGAGCCGCTGAGTGTGGAAGATGAAGCGTTGTTTGAGGCGGTCGCGGGACATAATTTTGTGGTCGTTTTGAATAAGACGGATTTGGCGCAGGAGATTGATGTGGTGCGGGTTCGGAAGCTTGCTGGGGAGAATCCGGTGGTCGAGACATCGCTTGTGAATGATGCGGGACTTGCGCAGCTTGAAGTCGCGATTCGGGATTTATTTTTCGCGGGAGAGATTGATGCTGGGGATGCGACGTATGTGTCGAATGCACGTCATATTGCGCTTTTACATGAGGCGATTGGGGCGATTGACGCGGTTATTGATGGCGTGGATGCTGGAATGCCAGTGGATATTGTTCAGATTGACATGACGCGAGCTTGGGATTTACTTGGAGAAATTATCGGAGAATCAGTGCAGGGTGAACTGCTTGATCAATTATTTAATCAATTTTGTTTAGGAAAGTGA
- a CDS encoding DHA2 family efflux MFS transporter permease subunit: MSRRVTAEERQGFKTVPIVTAFLIAGFIGLFSETALNMALTDLTRVFDVTPATIQWLTTGYLLTLGILVPVSGLLLQWFTTRKLFFASVGFSIVGTFIAAIAPDFGILLIARVIQAIGTGLLLPLMFNTILVIFPEHKRGSAMGLIGLVIMFAPAVGPTISGLIIENLTWNWIFWISLPFLIFALLFGLRYMKNVSEVTRPRIDILSIVLSTLGFGGIVYGFSSAGESGWGSALVITTMIIGLVSLGLFAWRQLTMDQPMMDLRVFKFPMFTVGLLIVFIAFMIILSTMILLPIYLQTGLALAAFSAGLVLLPGGVINGLLSPVTGRLFDAFGARVLVIPGFIVSVITLWFLTQITLDTSAGTIILLHSALMIGVCMIMMPAQTNGLNQLPPKMYPDGTAVMNTLQQVSGAIGTAVAITIMSAGQKSYMAAVTNPGPQDVAASLVEGARSAFTFGLVMAIIGLVIALFIRKKA, from the coding sequence TTGAGTAGAAGAGTAACAGCAGAAGAAAGACAAGGATTTAAAACAGTACCAATCGTCACGGCTTTTCTAATTGCAGGATTTATAGGCTTGTTCAGTGAAACAGCTTTAAATATGGCACTTACCGATTTGACTCGCGTTTTTGATGTAACACCAGCAACCATTCAGTGGTTAACGACTGGATATTTGCTTACATTAGGGATTTTAGTACCAGTATCAGGACTACTTTTACAATGGTTCACAACGAGGAAACTATTTTTTGCATCAGTTGGATTTTCAATTGTCGGAACATTTATAGCAGCAATAGCACCAGATTTCGGAATTTTATTAATCGCTCGGGTTATCCAAGCGATTGGAACAGGACTCTTGCTACCACTTATGTTCAACACGATTTTAGTCATTTTTCCAGAGCATAAACGCGGATCGGCAATGGGGTTAATTGGCCTCGTTATCATGTTCGCGCCAGCTGTTGGACCAACAATTTCAGGTCTTATTATCGAAAACTTAACATGGAACTGGATTTTCTGGATTTCATTACCGTTCCTCATCTTTGCTTTACTTTTCGGACTACGTTATATGAAAAATGTATCAGAAGTAACGAGACCGCGCATTGATATTTTATCGATTGTATTGTCGACGCTTGGTTTCGGGGGAATTGTATATGGCTTTAGTAGTGCTGGTGAAAGTGGTTGGGGTAGCGCACTTGTTATCACGACGATGATCATTGGTTTAGTCAGCCTAGGCCTATTTGCATGGCGCCAACTTACAATGGATCAGCCGATGATGGACTTGCGCGTTTTCAAGTTTCCAATGTTCACGGTCGGACTTTTGATCGTTTTCATCGCGTTTATGATTATCCTATCCACGATGATTTTGTTACCGATCTATTTGCAAACAGGGCTCGCCTTAGCAGCATTCTCGGCGGGGTTAGTACTTTTGCCAGGTGGGGTCATAAACGGCTTACTATCACCAGTTACAGGGCGTTTATTCGATGCATTCGGAGCGCGTGTACTCGTTATTCCAGGTTTTATCGTGTCAGTGATCACGCTATGGTTCCTGACGCAAATCACACTCGACACATCTGCGGGCACAATCATTCTCTTGCACAGCGCACTAATGATCGGCGTATGTATGATCATGATGCCAGCGCAAACGAACGGTTTGAACCAACTACCACCAAAAATGTATCCAGATGGTACAGCGGTAATGAACACGCTGCAACAAGTATCAGGAGCAATTGGTACGGCAGTTGCGATCACGATTATGTCGGCAGGACAAAAATCTTATATGGCCGCTGTGACGAATCCAGGACCACAAGATGTAGCAGCATCACTCGTTGAAGGAGCACGTAGCGCCTTTACTTTCGGACTTGTGATGGCGATTATCGGCTTAGTTATTGCCTTATTTATTCGCAAAAAAGCATAA
- a CDS encoding DUF951 domain-containing protein — MEHTFNLNDIVEMKKPHPCGTNRWRIIRLGMDIRIKCEGCGHSVMIPRREFTKKVKRVLEKAEE; from the coding sequence ATGGAGCATACTTTTAATTTAAACGATATCGTAGAAATGAAGAAGCCTCACCCTTGTGGTACCAATCGTTGGCGTATTATTCGACTCGGAATGGATATCCGAATAAAGTGCGAAGGTTGCGGACATAGCGTGATGATTCCAAGACGCGAGTTTACGAAGAAAGTGAAGCGAGTTTTGGAGAAGGCGGAGGAATAG
- a CDS encoding ParA family protein, with the protein MSKVIALANQKGGVGKTTTSVNLSSSLAFLGKKVLLVDIDPQGNASSGVGINKGEIEHCIYDVLVDDVALKDVIKPTAMETLEVVPATIQLAGAEVELVPAISREIRLKKAIDSVRDNYDYVIIDCPPSLGLLTLNALTASDTVLIPVQCEYYALEGLSQLLNTIRIVQKHLNADLQIEGVLLTMLDARTNLGIQVIDEVKKYFQNKVFETIIPRNIRLSEAPSHGKPIILYDAKSRGSEVYLDLAKEVIAHG; encoded by the coding sequence TTGAGCAAAGTGATCGCACTGGCAAATCAAAAAGGTGGCGTAGGCAAGACGACGACATCGGTTAACTTAAGTTCCAGTCTTGCGTTTCTAGGTAAAAAAGTACTACTTGTGGACATTGATCCTCAGGGGAATGCATCGAGCGGAGTTGGCATTAATAAAGGTGAGATCGAGCATTGTATCTATGATGTACTTGTGGATGACGTTGCCCTCAAAGATGTTATTAAACCAACAGCGATGGAAACATTAGAAGTGGTTCCTGCGACGATTCAACTTGCTGGTGCAGAGGTTGAACTTGTTCCTGCGATATCACGTGAAATCCGTCTGAAAAAGGCGATCGATTCCGTGCGTGATAACTATGATTATGTGATTATTGATTGTCCGCCATCCTTGGGCTTGCTTACGCTAAACGCTCTTACCGCTTCTGACACAGTTTTAATCCCAGTTCAGTGCGAGTATTACGCTTTAGAAGGCTTGAGCCAACTATTAAACACAATTCGAATCGTGCAAAAACATCTGAATGCAGACTTACAAATAGAAGGAGTCTTACTGACAATGCTTGATGCCAGAACCAATTTGGGAATTCAAGTCATTGACGAAGTGAAGAAATACTTCCAAAATAAAGTTTTTGAAACAATTATTCCGCGTAATATCCGTTTGAGTGAAGCGCCAAGTCACGGCAAACCAATTATTTTATACGATGCGAAATCTCGCGGATCAGAAGTATACCTAGATCTTGCAAAGGAAGTGATTGCACATGGCTAA
- the rsmG gene encoding 16S rRNA (guanine(527)-N(7))-methyltransferase RsmG, whose product MNPEQFREQLLQKGIELSDEQMAQFDLYFKMLVEWNEKMNLTAILERDEVYLKHFYDSISAAFYVDFKGVRTVCDVGAGAGFPSIPIKICFPDLDVTIVDSLQKRMTFLDALATELKLSDVHFHHARAEEFGQNKAFRGKFDLVTARAVARMSVLAELCLPLVKKGGFFLAMKGMQAEQELKIGAKAIATLGGKVKDHYEFLLPIEESERNLYLIEKVKETPNKYPRKAGTPNKQPIE is encoded by the coding sequence GTGAATCCAGAACAGTTTAGAGAGCAATTATTGCAAAAAGGCATCGAGTTATCTGATGAACAAATGGCACAGTTTGATCTGTATTTTAAGATGCTTGTAGAATGGAACGAAAAAATGAATTTGACGGCAATTTTAGAGCGTGATGAGGTTTATTTGAAACATTTTTATGACTCGATTTCAGCGGCTTTTTATGTTGATTTTAAAGGTGTACGAACGGTTTGTGATGTTGGAGCTGGAGCTGGTTTTCCGAGTATCCCAATCAAGATTTGTTTCCCTGATTTGGATGTGACGATCGTGGATTCCTTGCAAAAACGGATGACTTTTTTAGATGCTTTGGCGACGGAATTGAAGTTAAGCGATGTCCATTTCCACCACGCAAGAGCCGAAGAATTTGGCCAGAACAAAGCGTTTCGCGGCAAGTTTGATCTTGTGACAGCGCGTGCTGTGGCGAGAATGAGCGTCCTCGCAGAATTATGCTTACCGCTTGTCAAAAAAGGCGGATTTTTCTTAGCGATGAAAGGTATGCAAGCTGAGCAGGAGCTGAAAATTGGTGCAAAAGCGATCGCAACACTTGGCGGAAAAGTCAAAGATCACTATGAGTTCTTGCTACCGATCGAGGAGAGCGAGCGCAATTTATATTTGATTGAAAAAGTCAAAGAGACGCCGAATAAGTATCCGCGCAAAGCTGGGACGCCAAATAAGCAACCAATTGAATGA
- the mnmG gene encoding tRNA uridine-5-carboxymethylaminomethyl(34) synthesis enzyme MnmG produces the protein MQTYDAGHYDVIVVGAGHAGVEAGLASGRIGAKTLMLTINLDMVAFMPCNPSVGGPAKGVVVREIDALGGEMGRNTDKTHIQMRMLNTGKGPAVRALRAQSDKWDYQHEMKHTIEKEKNITLRQGLVDRLVIEDGVCKGVITNSGAIYYAKTVVLTTGTFSRGEIIVGELRYSSGPNNQQPSIKLSEHLEELGFELRRFKTGTPPRVKSSSIDYSQTEEQPGDDVPRAFSYETVDFIMDQLPCWLTYTNEATHKIIEKNLHRSPMFTATKKGTGARYCPSIEDKIVRFNDKPRHQIFLEPEGRNTEEVYVQGLSTSLPEDVQREMLSTIPGLENVEMMRVGYAIEYDAVMPEQLWPSLETKRIENLYTAGQLNGTSGYEEAAGQGLMAGINAARRASGKEPIVLGRDQAYIGVLIDDLVTKGTEEPYRLLTSRAEYRLLLRHDNADLRLTEIGHEIGLISDERYARFVAKREAIEAEKKRLKTTRIKPTADVQKMLVDMGSTELKDGVLAADFLRRPEITYDILKGIVSRETSLTPDIEEQVEIQIKYEGYIEKSLNQVDKMKRMENKKIPENIDYDAIGSLATEALEKLKKIQPLSIAQASRISGVNPADISILLVYIEQGKIAKTK, from the coding sequence ATGCAAACTTATGATGCGGGACATTACGATGTGATTGTGGTCGGTGCGGGACATGCGGGCGTGGAAGCGGGCTTGGCAAGTGGTCGAATTGGCGCGAAAACGTTGATGCTCACAATTAATTTAGATATGGTGGCGTTCATGCCGTGTAATCCTTCTGTTGGAGGCCCTGCAAAAGGCGTGGTTGTGCGTGAAATCGATGCGCTTGGTGGCGAAATGGGACGAAATACGGATAAAACGCACATTCAAATGCGAATGCTAAATACCGGAAAAGGTCCTGCGGTTCGTGCTTTGCGTGCGCAATCGGATAAATGGGATTATCAACACGAAATGAAGCATACGATTGAAAAAGAGAAAAATATCACGCTACGTCAAGGTTTAGTAGATCGTCTTGTGATAGAAGATGGCGTTTGTAAAGGTGTTATCACGAACAGCGGCGCGATTTATTATGCTAAAACCGTTGTACTGACGACTGGAACTTTTTCACGTGGGGAGATTATTGTTGGGGAACTGCGTTATTCGAGTGGCCCGAACAATCAGCAGCCATCGATCAAGCTTTCGGAACATTTGGAGGAGCTAGGTTTTGAGCTTCGTCGTTTTAAAACGGGGACCCCGCCACGCGTGAAATCAAGTTCGATCGATTATTCGCAAACGGAAGAACAGCCTGGAGATGATGTTCCGCGTGCATTTAGCTATGAAACGGTAGATTTTATCATGGATCAGTTGCCATGTTGGTTGACGTATACGAACGAGGCAACACATAAAATTATCGAGAAAAATCTGCATCGTTCACCGATGTTTACGGCTACTAAAAAAGGAACCGGCGCGCGTTATTGTCCGTCGATTGAAGATAAAATTGTGCGATTTAATGATAAGCCGCGCCATCAAATTTTCTTAGAGCCTGAGGGTCGGAACACGGAAGAAGTCTATGTACAAGGCTTGTCGACGAGTTTGCCAGAGGACGTGCAACGCGAAATGTTGTCGACGATTCCTGGCTTGGAAAATGTTGAAATGATGCGCGTTGGTTATGCGATTGAATATGACGCGGTGATGCCGGAGCAATTGTGGCCATCGCTTGAAACGAAACGGATCGAAAACTTATATACAGCGGGCCAATTAAACGGCACGAGTGGTTATGAAGAGGCGGCAGGGCAAGGCCTGATGGCTGGAATCAATGCGGCTCGCCGTGCTTCTGGGAAGGAACCGATCGTTCTTGGTCGCGATCAAGCTTATATCGGCGTTTTGATTGATGATCTCGTGACAAAAGGAACGGAAGAACCTTACCGCTTGCTTACTTCCCGCGCGGAATATCGCTTATTGCTTCGTCATGATAATGCGGACTTGCGTTTAACGGAAATTGGACACGAAATTGGTCTTATCAGTGATGAGCGTTATGCTCGTTTTGTCGCGAAAAGAGAAGCCATTGAAGCAGAGAAAAAACGCTTGAAAACGACGCGGATTAAGCCAACTGCGGACGTGCAAAAAATGCTTGTCGATATGGGTAGCACAGAGCTCAAAGATGGTGTTTTGGCAGCGGATTTCTTACGCCGTCCGGAGATCACGTATGATATTTTGAAGGGAATTGTTTCACGTGAAACATCGCTAACTCCTGACATTGAAGAACAGGTGGAAATTCAGATTAAGTATGAAGGTTATATCGAAAAATCACTGAACCAAGTGGATAAAATGAAACGTATGGAGAACAAGAAAATCCCTGAAAACATCGATTACGACGCGATTGGGAGCTTAGCAACGGAAGCTTTGGAGAAATTGAAAAAAATCCAACCCCTATCGATCGCCCAAGCTAGCCGTATTTCAGGTGTGAATCCAGCCGATATTTCCATTTTGTTAGTATATATTGAGCAAGGCAAAATCGCAAAAACGAAGTGA
- a CDS encoding ABC transporter ATP-binding protein: protein MMKEFSNGVDSIKAVNNISLTIEEGEFVTIVGPSGSGKSTLLYTLGLLDNLTSGSYHFDGQNTAELTDRKKAKFRNKNIGFVLQNFGLIPDYSVFENVQLPLEYAKRKKGGEEVVNAILSDLEIADKKEVLASKLSGGEQQRVAIARSLVNQPRIILADEPTGALDSKAGLIVMELLRKYHQRGHTVLLVTHDIGLAKQYSSRMIYLLDGKVEKEEKR from the coding sequence ATGATGAAAGAATTTAGTAATGGCGTTGATAGTATTAAGGCGGTGAATAATATTTCATTAACTATTGAAGAAGGAGAATTCGTTACGATTGTTGGCCCAAGCGGTAGCGGCAAGTCTACGCTACTTTATACGCTAGGATTACTTGATAATTTGACAAGTGGTTCGTATCATTTTGATGGACAAAATACGGCAGAATTGACGGATCGGAAAAAAGCGAAATTTAGAAATAAGAATATTGGTTTTGTATTGCAAAATTTTGGATTGATTCCTGATTATAGTGTTTTTGAGAATGTACAATTGCCTTTAGAATATGCAAAACGAAAGAAGGGAGGTGAAGAGGTAGTTAACGCGATCTTATCTGACTTAGAGATAGCAGATAAGAAGGAAGTGCTGGCCTCAAAGTTGAGTGGTGGTGAACAACAGCGTGTAGCAATTGCTAGGTCATTGGTGAATCAGCCGAGAATTATACTAGCAGATGAACCAACTGGGGCTTTGGATAGTAAGGCAGGATTGATTGTGATGGAATTGTTGAGGAAATATCACCAGAGAGGGCATACAGTTTTGTTGGTAACACACGATATTGGGTTGGCAAAGCAGTATTCAAGCAGGATGATTTATTTGTTAGATGGGAAAGTTGAAAAGGAGGAGAAGAGATGA
- a CDS encoding helix-turn-helix domain-containing protein gives MAKIIFVRDEQDEFQAYDFLHNLISEQPLMSTLLLQGLLQLEKAETRKLTTGKQILPEIHLTIGKNQSYSLQTNKIETSVDQPIQEMKVHFKDKNCRLLYFTAFSETETYYCFVKGYFKDRNPFNDNMGAYREEVKRIFLRRSEAKLSIGKDDYEFETLKDLAWKNEAIVHYLESFSARLGQFIFAKRVKKKWSQLDLGLKSDLSPLVISRLEAGDPDMTVRMYQKACEVLDVSTDFKEDHLTIH, from the coding sequence ATGGCGAAAATAATTTTTGTAAGAGATGAACAAGATGAATTTCAAGCATATGATTTCCTACACAATCTAATCAGCGAACAACCTTTAATGTCGACCTTACTGCTTCAAGGATTACTACAACTCGAAAAGGCAGAAACGAGAAAATTAACCACCGGAAAGCAGATTCTACCTGAAATACATTTAACAATCGGTAAAAATCAATCCTATTCTCTGCAAACAAATAAAATTGAAACATCGGTGGATCAACCAATTCAAGAAATGAAAGTGCATTTTAAAGATAAAAATTGTCGGTTACTCTACTTCACCGCTTTTTCAGAGACAGAAACATATTATTGCTTTGTAAAAGGCTATTTTAAAGATCGTAACCCGTTTAATGACAACATGGGAGCGTATCGTGAAGAAGTAAAACGTATCTTTTTGCGCCGTTCTGAAGCGAAATTAAGCATTGGAAAAGACGATTACGAATTCGAAACGCTGAAAGATTTAGCGTGGAAGAACGAGGCAATCGTGCATTACTTAGAAAGTTTCTCAGCTCGCTTAGGTCAATTTATCTTTGCAAAACGAGTGAAGAAGAAATGGTCGCAGCTTGATTTAGGTCTGAAATCAGATTTATCACCACTTGTTATTTCGCGATTAGAAGCGGGTGATCCTGATATGACAGTGCGCATGTATCAAAAAGCATGTGAAGTGCTAGATGTATCAACGGATTTCAAAGAGGATCATTTGACGATTCACTAA